A window of Prionailurus bengalensis isolate Pbe53 chromosome E1, Fcat_Pben_1.1_paternal_pri, whole genome shotgun sequence genomic DNA:
CAGCCGAGGGTCTGCCCGGAGCGCTGAGCCGCGCGCGCCTGGAGCCCCACAGGGGCGGCTCGGACTTCGGGCGGCGCGGCGAGTTCGCGCGGGGCCCGCGCTGCGCGCTCACCCTTGCGCGTCCGGGACTCTGAGCTCGCGGCCGCCGCTCGTGGCCGGACCCCGGGCTCTGCGCCTCGCCGACTCCAGCCGGGCCGCGGCGCCGCCTTCTCGCCGGTCGCCCAGTCTGAGCAGCggacgcgcgcgcgcgcgcgcgcgcgcgtggcCGGGCCCCGAGATCCGGCCAAGCGTCAGCGCGGGGCCGAGCCGCGGGGGCCGACAGTGCGGGAGGCCGGGGGCGGGCAGGCCCTGGCCGCGCCAGGCGCCGGTTCCACCCCCGGGAGCGCGGGGGAGCGCGGGGTGTGGCCAGGCCGGGCGCAGAGGCACAGCGCCCTCCCAGCGCGGCGGCGCCTGGCGGCGAAGTTGAGCTAAAAGTTTGAGGCCAGAGGCCGCGAGGCCGTGGAGTCAGCGTTAGTCCGGCGCTCCGGTCGTCGCTCAGACGTGAGGCTGAGCCCGGGACGAGCCGAGTTCCGCCCTAGGCCACTGTAGGGAACGGAGGTGGCGCCTCCCCAGCAAACCGGACCGACTGGGTAGGGCCGCCCGCCCTGCCTTCTCGCGGCTCGTGGCTCCTGGGCGCCCACTCGGCGCTCGGCTGAGGGAGGCGACGGCCGGCCGCGGGGCTCGGGCTCGGCCCTCGAGCGGCCCCGGCGCGGCTCCCACGAGCAAGGCGCGCGTCCGGGCAGCGTCGCGGGGCCTCGGGAGGCGGGCGCGGCGACCCCCGCCGCTCTGCAGCTCGCGGTTGTGGCCCCGGCCCACCGGGGTGGCTCGGGGCGGCGATCGCTCGCGCCCGACTTCGCGCCCCGCGATGCCCGCTCACGTTCTGGGATTTTTACGCAACTGGACTCCCCTCCCTCTGGGAGTCCCCGGGGGGTGAGGAGCTGGTGCGACCGAGAGAGCCACGGGGCTGTGCCTCATCGTCGGGCCGGAACCCGAGGCCCCCAGGGAGGAGAGTCCCCAGGAAGAGAGACCCTTCGCCTCTGAgagtggaggggcggggggctcaGTTCTAGGACGGGAGCGCCCTTGGTGGCGCCAGACCTCGGCTCTCTGGACCTCTCGGAGGACTAGGCGATGCCAGAGAGCGCGGCTCCCCGCGCGCGGCCCGAGGATCTAGCTGGGCGCTGCCCATCTCTGGGGGCCGCCGGGGACTCCGCCAGCgctgtctcctctccctcagaTCCCGCAGCCGCAGGGGATGACGCCGGTACCTCCGCGGCCCCGACTCCGGGCGGGAAGGGCGAGCCCCTCAGCCCGCACCGCGTCGGCCGCCTGGGCGGCACCGATAAGGAGCTGAAGGCAGGAGCCGCCGCCGCGGGCAGCCCCCCAACAGCGCTGGGGACGCCCTGGCAGCGGGAGCCGCGAGACGAGGTTATGGATCCAGGTTTGTGgggtcccggggcggggggggaaggggctgagggtgGGTGGCCCTTCCGCCCTTGCCAGGAAGAATGGCCAGAGTCAGCTGGGCAAAAAAAGAAGGGGCTGGCTGGGGGACAGTCGAAACACTTTTCCCGACGAGGCCAGAAGCTGGCCGGGTCTGAGCCAAGAGCCGGGGTGGCAAGGGCACCGTGCTCCCTCCCGCTCCTGGAGCTCCCCCCTGGAAGGCCGCTGCCTCTGGCGGGGATCTGTTGGATCAGTTACCGGGGGAGTTCATCAGGCCCCACGTTTCCACCCCAAGTACCCCTTTTGTGATCCGTGGCCCCCTAGTGGCCGGTTGGGGACGCGGtcttttggggtttgtttttacAGCGGGCGGCGGCGGGAGCCTGCTGCCCGAGCGGTGCCGCGTGCTGGTCCTGTTAAACCCGCACGGAGGCAAGGGCAAGGCGCTGCAGCTCTTCTGGAGCCACGTGCAGCCCCTGCTGGCCCAGGCCGGCATCTCCTTCACGCTGATGCTCACTGGTGAGTGCCTCCCCGAGGGGTGGCAGGGAGCAATCCCAGCCACTGTCCCCCATACATACCCTCGGGGCCACCCCGTCTCTCCACAGAGCGTCGGAACCACGCTCGGGAGCTGGTGCAGGGGTTGGAGCTGGGGCGCTGGGACGCGCTGGTGGTCATGTCTGGAGACGGGCTGATGTATGAGGTGAGGCCCGCCCCAAGAGACTgggtgtgggtggtgggggggcggggtgctccCCAGGCTGAGGCCACCCGTGCTCCAACAGGTGGTGAACGGGCTCATGGAGCGGCCCGACTGGGAGACTGCCATCCGGAAGCCCCTGTGTAGCCTCCCAGCTGGCTCCGGCAACGCACTGGCAGCTTCTTTGAACCATTATGCCGGGTGAGAGCCCAGGGTCCGagggggcctcagtttctcctcctgCCGCCCTCCTGccaggttttcttttctaagtcCCCGTATCCCGGGGTAACTTCTGTTCCCTCTTCTCGGGAGCCTCCACGCTGTGTTCTGGGGCCCTCTCTCGGCCACTCCAGCTGGCTGCCTCCACCTGCTCCCTCTGTCATTCCTACCGACTAACTCCCTAGGGACCCGGTGTTGCTTTGCCTGCCTCGAGTCCCCAGGCAGCGGAAGGGGAGGATGCACGAGGGCTCCGGCCTCACTCCCTCCGACCTCTCTCCCCCGCAGCTATGAGCAGGTGACCAACGAGGACCTCTTGACCAACTGCACCCTGCTGCTGTGCCGCCGGCTCCTGGAGCCCATGAACCTCCTGTCACTGCAGACCGCCTCGGGGCTGCGCGTCTTCTCCGTGCTTAGCCTGTCTTGGGGCTTCATCGCCGACGTGGATCTGGAGAGCGAGAAGTTTCGGCGCCTCGGGGAGCTCCGCTTCACTCTGGGCACCTTCCTGCGCCTGGCGGCGCTGCGCGTGTACCGGGGCCGACTGGCCTACCTGCCCGCAGGAAGGGGGGTCCCCGGGGTGCCCGCCTCCCCTGCAGTGGACCGGCAGGACCAGCAGGGCCCTACGGACGCGCACCTCGTACCCCTGGAGGAGCCGGTGCCCGCGCACTGGACGGTGGTGCCGGAGCAGGACTTCGTGCTGGTGCTGGCGTTGCTGCACTCGCACCTGGGCAGCGAGATGTTCGCTGCCCCGATGGGCCGCTGTGCCGCCGGCACCATGCACCTGTTCTACGTGCGGGCGGGCGTGTCTCGGGCCACGCTGCTGCGCCTCTTCCTGGCCATGGAGAAGGGGAGGCACTTGGAGCAGGCCTGTCCCTACTTGGTGTACGCGCCCGTGGTCGCCTTCCGCCTGGAGCCCAAGGATGGAAAGGGTGTGTTTGCCGCCGACGGGGAGCTGTTGGTCAGCGAGGCTGTGCAGGGCCAGGTGCACGCGGACTACATCTGGATGGTCAGTGGCTGCGTGGAGCCCCCACCCGGCCAGAGGCCTCGGCGGGGATCTCCTCCAGAAAAGCCCTTATGACTCCACGGGCCTTGCCGTGCCTTAGCCTGCTTGGTCTACTCCGAGCTCAGGATCCTCGCCCCTTCCCCCAGGACCGGAGGGCCTGTCCCCAGCTCgtgtggtggtggggaggaggagcaaGCGGACCCCTGGAGAAGGTGGGAAGGCGGCGGACATGCTTTGGAAGGCCGGGCTCTGCCTCCCAAAGGCCAGAATGAGGCTCTGGGCCAGGAGCCCAGCCGgttgccccccgcccctgcctatGGGAGCCAGTCCCGTTTTGTCCTGGGAGCCCCACCCCATgaatcaaaatacaaataaagtgaCCCTCCCAGCCTACTGGTGTTATTCCAGGTGTTGGGGAGGGAGTGAGGTCTAGAACTTAACGTCAGCGATGCCCAGTGGTGCCTCCTGGATTGGACACAGCAGGATGCTGACCCCTGCTAATAGTCATTTTGGTGGTGGGCACCAGACCGGGGCTAGTCcgggttttccttttttttttttttgcagaggtTAGGGCCCTGCCCCAGTGATCATCCCGCCTTTGGCCTGGGAGAAGCCAGGGAGCTCAGCCAACTGCCTAACCCCATATGGAAGACAGACACTCAGATCTAGTGTCTTACCCGGGGCCACACAGCCAGTTAGTCTCCGCAAAAAGGGAAAATGTCTCCGATTTCAGGGGCATTAGGGAAATTGGCAACAAAGTCAAAATGGGAGGTAGTTACTCCCTTTGGAAAGGAGTCTTATCCCTCCAGTGAGGGCTCTAGggctcccccagcctcctccacctcctctacCCTACCCTGCCCCTATCCCCCCATGGGCAGGAGTTAAAAGGAAACAGCAGGAGGGGCACATACCAGGCCCGCAAGCTGGTCACCGTTTTGGCGTAAAGCCCAGGCCAGGTGCTCGGATGTCTGCTCCCCCAGCATCTGGAAGGAGCTGACCTGGCCGGGCCGGTCAATTACAGGCCCCTGGGACCCCAGCCGCTGCTGGCAGACATTGCCCAACACTGGCCCTTGAAGAATGGGACGCGAGCCCTGCCCACGAACAACAGCACTGACCCGCTGAACTAGATCCCGGGCTCCCGGCCCCTGGACGCCAGTGAGTCCTAGGACTGGACGCGCAGAAGGCGCGGAAGCAGACCGGGTGGGAGCAAGGTGCCGCTGCCGTGAACCTTCCTGGCAACCGGTCTCGCCTTCCCCTGGGGAGGTGTGCGTGAGGTGCCCCAGAGGGGAAGAAAGGCGACAGAGCCCAGATGAATGGCAGAGGCAGGTTTAATGGTGCCACCTTGTCTTTTTTGTACATTGTAATGAGCCAAACgaaaaaaatgcaagtaaaaaaaaagtttaatcacACAGCACTTTATACAGATATCGTAAGCAGTAGGCATTCACATCTCCACATGAACAACGCACCGGGAAGCACAGCCCCACCACTCTAGATGTTTCTCAAACGAGATACCGACTCAGGGCTCCAAATGCCGCGGCCCGGCTCCGTCCTTCCCTGCGGCCGCTGCCCGCCGGGTGGTTACGGCACAGCACAGGCGTGGAGCCAGCGGAAGGCGGACAAGACGCATCAtgctttggcttcttttttttttttgtctttttttttctaataagagTTAATATCTTtgcttttgagatttattttctttcaaccttaaatattacatacatacacCAAAAATTACATAGCTGCAATGTGCTCAACAGCATCCTCTTAACCTGGAGCTTCACATTATCAAAAGCTTAGAAAACTTGTAAACCTCTGGGCCTGTCTCTGCGAGGGAGGAGAACCCCTGTCGgccacctctctctccccagaTTGAGCCTGCAGAGTTTGTAAGCAACAGGAGGCCTCATCCTCAaccgagaaagagagagagagagagagagagagagagagagagagagcaggccgGTTCCTTCTATGTCACCTCCCAGGGTTAGCATGtgatggtgggaggggcagagtctGCGGGAGGggccccagcacctgccccagcCTTATCTGTGCCGCGGCCCTGCCTCCTAGGGCCCCGGGGCGGGACGGGGCAGGGAGCAGACCGGCTTCGGCCCAAGCGGTGAGGCCGGCATGCCAGCACTGCGGAGCCCCCAGCCACCTGGGACGCAAGAGCAAGGCACCTACAGCTGTCTTCTTTTCCAGCAGCAACCTGGTCCTCATTCCATGTTATGCGCAAGGGCCACCACCACCTCTCCCGGGTGTCACCCTGAACCCAGCCTGGTCCCAACCTCTCTGAGAGAGCAAGTTCAACAGCCTGAGGGTTATCCTGTGAAAGGTCCAGAGCAGAGCCAGGAGTCGGTGACGGCAGCCACAACTCCCCAGCTGGgggtggaagggggggggggggagacaaggGAGGATCTGGTGGCGGTGGCAGCGGGAGGACCCAGGAACGGGGACGCTATGGGGCACCGAAGAGGTTGAAAGGGACGAGGGGGGAAACGCTGGAGCAACCCACACTTCATGCAAGGCACACCCACTCGTCCTGCGGCTGAGCTGCACGGCTCGTGGGGCATAGGGAGCCCCGAGCCAGGCCCTAGGAAGACCCCACCTCCGCCTTGAGATGGGGACGGCGAGGGAGCAAGTGCCGGGACGCTCTGCCTGGGTGACAAGTGGAAAATCAGCAACAGGTTTCAGATTCTCTTTGCCACAGGGCACCGGCCCGTTGGAAGATTGCTTCGGAAAAGAAACGGCAGCATCTCATGAAACTTCTCGCACTTCAGCATCAAACTCACCTCGGGGAGAGGGCAGCGAGGGGCTTTCGCGTTGGGGACAGAGGAGAAAACGGGAAGATGGAAGGTTCCGGGGGAGGGAGCGGGCGGGCAGCGGCTGGCCTCTCCCCACGTGACGCTTCTTCCTCGAGGGCTGGCGGCTACTGGTCCTCCGCGCTCTCAGGCATGCCCGCCTCTAGCAGAGCGGCCCGGAACTGCGTCAGGACACCCCGGATGCTCTTGATGAAACCCTTAGagagtgggaagagagggaagccGATGTCAGGATAGCCGCTCTTCTCGGGCAAGAAGCTCCGGTAGCTCTTTCTCCGCTTCTTTGGTCTGACACTGGGGGGCACCGGGGCGTCGGGCGCTGCCTCCGAAGTCTGGTCTGTGCGGTCCCTGCTGGCCGAGGCCAGGCCCTGGGCGCCGCCCTCCGAGTCTGAGCCCTGGGAGGCCTCTCCGGGGAACAGCCCTCCGTCCTCAGCTTCCTCTCGGCCGTAGTCTGAGAGCTCGGCCACGGTGGGTGGCTCCGGGGAGCCGCTGTCCTTGGGGATCCCGTTGGGCAGCGCCTGGGCCCTCTCCAGCAGGGCGTGGGTTTCCAGCCAGGACTCGATGCGGTTCACCAGCCGCCAGCCACCGGTGCTGAAGTGTTGCCGGATCTCCTGCTCGAAGACCTCGGGCGGCCGCCGCACCAACTGGGTCATGGACTGCACCACGCGGATGAGCGCCATCTCGTTGTAGCAGCGACTGTTCTCATACCCCTCCTGCAGGCCCCGGTCGCTGTCGAAGCCCGCCTCGTTGTAGTACGGTTCGTTCACCAGGATTAGacctgggggtgggagtgggggtgggggtggggggtgagaagCCCGTCAGGGCCGGCCCGACAACTCCAGGGCCGGCCAGAGCCACAGGCGGGACGGGGAGGACACGGAGGCCAGCGGCACCGCGCCCTCCAGCGGCTCTCCCCACCGGCGCCCCGCACCCTGCCCGCCGTACCTTGGATGGAGATGAGCACCTGGAGGAGGCTGGATTTGCTCGtccacctctctgtgccctggAACGCACACGCGCACAGCCTCATCAGTTCCGGCCCCGACACCCCGCCCTCCCCACGCCCTCCCCCGTTCCCACCCGGCTCCTGGCACCGTAGTCACCTTTCCGATCCAGGTGCCCAGGAGGCTGACGCACACCTTCCCGTTGTCATACAGGTTGGGGTTCAGGCGGCCACTGCACTGGGAGAGGTAGCAGAAGTGGGGGGGCACGGCTGGGTAGATGTTGGGGAGCTGGATGTCAAACAAGTAGAGGCCGTCCTCGTAGGGGGTGCGAGTGGGGCCCTTGATCAGGGCTGAGAAGAGGTcctagagggagggagggagggagggagggctgaggtcggcggggggggggggggggggaggggggaggggggctccagACACCACCAGCTACGGAGAAGCTAAACGTAAACATCTCTGTGCAGAGCCACGCGGCATCTTTTAACTCCGGGCGTAAATAGAATTATCCAAAGTTGTGTTTATTTTACCAGGCTTTTTTTTCCGTTAagtcattacttttattttaaaaaatttttttattaaaaaaattttttttaatgtttatttttgagagagagagagagagagagagagggagagagagagggagagagagggagagagacagagagagagagatggtgcctgagcaggggcaggggcagagagagagggggagacacagaatccgaagcaggctccaggctctgagccgtcagcacagaacctgatgcggggcttgaactcacagaccgtgagatcgtgacctgagctgaagtcggccgcttaaccaactgagccacccaggctcagtccctctttctgccttt
This region includes:
- the SPHK1 gene encoding sphingosine kinase 1 isoform X2 — its product is MDPAGGGGSLLPERCRVLVLLNPHGGKGKALQLFWSHVQPLLAQAGISFTLMLTERRNHARELVQGLELGRWDALVVMSGDGLMYEVVNGLMERPDWETAIRKPLCSLPAGSGNALAASLNHYAGYEQVTNEDLLTNCTLLLCRRLLEPMNLLSLQTASGLRVFSVLSLSWGFIADVDLESEKFRRLGELRFTLGTFLRLAALRVYRGRLAYLPAGRGVPGVPASPAVDRQDQQGPTDAHLVPLEEPVPAHWTVVPEQDFVLVLALLHSHLGSEMFAAPMGRCAAGTMHLFYVRAGVSRATLLRLFLAMEKGRHLEQACPYLVYAPVVAFRLEPKDGKGVFAADGELLVSEAVQGQVHADYIWMVSGCVEPPPGQRPRRGSPPEKPL
- the SPHK1 gene encoding sphingosine kinase 1 isoform X1, with protein sequence MPESAAPRARPEDLAGRCPSLGAAGDSASAVSSPSDPAAAGDDAGTSAAPTPGGKGEPLSPHRVGRLGGTDKELKAGAAAAGSPPTALGTPWQREPRDEVMDPAGGGGSLLPERCRVLVLLNPHGGKGKALQLFWSHVQPLLAQAGISFTLMLTERRNHARELVQGLELGRWDALVVMSGDGLMYEVVNGLMERPDWETAIRKPLCSLPAGSGNALAASLNHYAGYEQVTNEDLLTNCTLLLCRRLLEPMNLLSLQTASGLRVFSVLSLSWGFIADVDLESEKFRRLGELRFTLGTFLRLAALRVYRGRLAYLPAGRGVPGVPASPAVDRQDQQGPTDAHLVPLEEPVPAHWTVVPEQDFVLVLALLHSHLGSEMFAAPMGRCAAGTMHLFYVRAGVSRATLLRLFLAMEKGRHLEQACPYLVYAPVVAFRLEPKDGKGVFAADGELLVSEAVQGQVHADYIWMVSGCVEPPPGQRPRRGSPPEKPL